The Maridesulfovibrio hydrothermalis AM13 = DSM 14728 DNA window ATGAAAAGAAAAGAATTGTAATTCTCAAAGTTAAGTATCGTCAGCATAAATTTAATATGGAAAACGTGCGTGAAGATCGCGCTCTTTCCGTTTACAGGCAAGAAGTCATTCACCCATTCACAGGCGAATGCACAGCTCAATTCAATGTAATCAAAGATGCATCCAGCATGACCATCCTTCTTAACGATATTGTTCGCGGGGAGTATACTGGTAACATTGTCTATAAACGCAATGAGCTGATTCAAGATACTGAAACACACGAAAAAAGACTTAAATTCCTGTTTGCGTGGCTCTCCAAACATCAACGCAGAATTATCGGTTATTCTGATGAATTTTATTCCGGTGTGGTCAAAGTACTCGACAGTTATCTTCTAGCTCCTGATAATTATGAGCCTTTTAACGATCTTTCTGATCTTTATCAGGAGGTCTGGTCCAAATACAGCTATATTCAACAGGCCAGAAAGCTTAAAACCCTTGAAGACCTCAAAGAAAGGAAGTATCGGGGTAAAAGTGTTACTTATCTTGAAATGCTTCAGATTATGACTGGGATCTTAAACGACCTAAAGTTTGAAATAGTTAACTATTTTGACAAACTGGTAGAAACCACCCTTAATATAGGTGATCGTGTTTTAAATGATGCGTATTTAAGACGTAAGTACATATCCTGCCCGGATGAAGAGCTTACAGAATACGGCCTGAAGATCAAAAAGCTCTACGGTCGTCTGGTTATGCTTCTTGATGAATTCAGGTCTATCCGCAAAAGCCGCTCTTTATATGAAGAAGGGGCGAGTATCAGCGGACTCATTTAAGTAAAAAAACATACATATTAAATAGAAGTTTTTTCAAATTATATAGGAGAAATTTAATGTCAGCACTGCGCACCACCCCCCTAACTGAATGGCATCGTGAAAACGGCGCAAAACTTGTTCCCTTCGCGGGATTTGAAATGCCTGTACAGTACAAAGGAATCATCGTTGAACACAAACATACCCGCGAAAAAGCAGGTGTGTTTGACATCAGCCACATGGGGGAATTCAAACTTTCCGGCAAGGGAGCAAAAGACGCTCTCAATAAAATTGTCACTCAAAATCTGGATACACTGGCCCCCGGCAAATGCCGTTACGGTTTTCTGCCAAATGACAAAGGCGGAGTTCTTGACGATCTGATCATCTACTGCCTAGCTGAAGATTCATACATGCTGGTCGTTAACGGGTCCTGCGAAGAAGGAGATTTCAACTGGATTGATTCCCGTCTCCCTGAAGGGCTGAATTTTGATAATGTGTCCTACGAAACAGCTAAGATAGACCTTCAGGGTCCGCTTGCGCTGGATATCCTTGAAAAGGTTTTCGGACGTGACTTCAAGCATCTAAAATATTTCAACTTCGAAGAAACAGAATTTGACGGATACAAGCTGATTATCAGCCGTACCGGCTACACGGGTGAACTTGGATATGAATTTTATCTGCCGGCCGACAAAGCACAGTCCCTATGGGAAAAATTTATAGCTGATGAAAGAGTCGAACCAATCGGACTTGGGGCACGTGATACACTGCGTCTTGAACTCGGTTACCCACTCTACGGACAGGATCTCGACACAGAGCACAACCCCCGTGAGGCCGGCTATTCTTTTTTACTGCCAGCGGATGCATATACCGATGTAAAAGAACTCCTCATCCCGTTGACTATCGAGGGTCGACGCGCCGCCCGGCATGGTGATAAAGTCTTTCTCGGCGATAAAGAAGTTGGCGTAGTCACCAGTGGATCATTCTCCCCTACCCTTGGTTACTCCATCGCTCTGGCATACGTTGCAAAAGATGCAGCTGAATCAGAGTCTTTTATGGTTCAGGGCGCGCGTACCAGGCTTGAAGCCAAGAAAGGAGAACTGCCTTTCTATAAAGATGGAACTGCCCGTAAAAAACTGGATTAATTTTTTCAGCCACCCTGTTCTAAATTAAGCCCTCCGTAAAACTTCTTTCAGCTTTGCGGGGGGATATTTTTTATTTATAGTGTCGAACCATGCTCAGATATTGCCGGAATCTTGTTCCAAATCGACAGCAATGAATTTTCTATCACCTTAGATAAACAACTGAAATATCACAACAACAACACCCCGCCTTGTTCGGGGTGTTGTTGTTTGATGCAGTTTTTCAATGTATTATGTCAAGAATGCAACAATAAGTTGTCCTTTCAATTTTACTTCACTACTTTTTGCAAATAAAGCATGATATAACAGGATATTAGCCCTGCATTTCCATGTCGCACTTTTATAATAGCACCCTCCATTAATAAGCCCGCCAAGCTTCTTTTTCTATTTTCGCCTTTTTATATTTACCAAATAAAAACAGTCAGTTGACAGCTGCTCACCTTATTATTCCTTTTTTGACATAAATTACATTGTGTCAATCGCACAACAAGCCAATTTTTATTTTAATTCGCAAATCGTATGTATAGTTTGAATTTAAGTTGATGAAAAAGGCATTTGTAAAGTGCGGGTTTCGTTAAGTGGTAACCCTCTTTAGTTGTGCTGACAAAAATCATCTAAACCGTCAAATGGCTAATTGGGGAAAACGTTAACCTTTAATTTTGCAGATCTGGACAGTGATGAAGAGTTCTAAAAAATCTGGTGAGGACGCGTTGTTTCAGTTGCCCTTTAACGGTCTTGGCTTTTCACTTGAAACCTGTGCCGATGAGGCCGGAGAACTGCACATCAGATATTTTACATATCCTGTGCAACTTGCTCCGGTTGAAGAACTTTTTGCCGGTACAACTTTCACCGGATTTTCCGGTTATGAATTGCTTGTGACTCTCGGGCGTGAAATTCGTGGAAGATAACACAAACAAAATTTTAGGAGCGATGATGAGAATTAATCGTAGAGATTTTGTGAAACTGACGACTGCTGCGGCTGCAACTATTGCGGCTGTCCCGGCATTCGGAGGGCTTGGAAAAGCCTTTGCGAATACTGCTGAGGAGCGGGCCATGCAGCTCAGTCCTAAATGGACAAAGCAAACAACATCCGTATGTGCTTTCTGTTCAGTTGGTTGCGGACTTCTGGTCAACACAGACCTTAAGACCAAACGTGCAGTAAATGTCGAGGGTAACCCCGACCATCCCATTAACGAAGGCTCTCTCTGTGCCAAGGGCGCAAGCTCAATCCAGATGACAGAAAATCCGGACCGTCCCGGTAAGTATCTGTACCGTGCGCCCTTCAGTGATCAGTGGGAAGAAAAAGACTGGGATTTCTGCAAAAAACGCATTGCCCGCCTTATCAAAAAGTCACGTGATGAAAGCTTCGAAAAGAAGAATGCCAAAGGTCAGGTTGTTAACCGTACCATGGGTATTGCTTCCCTCGGTTCCGCTGCGCTGGATAACGAAGAATGTTATGCCATGCACAGCTTCATGCGTTCTATAGGTCTGGTGTATGTAGAGCATCAGGCTCGTATCTGACACAGCGCAACTGTTGCGGCTCTGGTAGAGTCGTTCGGACGCGGTGCGATGACCAATCACTGGAATGATCTACAGAACAGTGATTGCATTTTGATAATGGGCAGTAATGCTGCCGAAAACCATCCAATTTCCTTCAAATGGGCAGTGAAAGCGCAGAAACGCGGGGCAAAAATCATCCACGTCGACCCTCGCTTCACACGTACTTCCGCAAGATCTGACGTACACATTGCTCTTCGTTCTGGTTCTGATATTGCTGTTCTTGGCGGTATGATCAATTATCTGATCAAAAACAAACGCTACTTCAAAGAGTACATGGTAGATTACACCAACGCCTCCTTTATCGTTGGTAAAGACTATGACTTTAAAGACGGTCTTTTTGCCGGCTTTGACAGCAAAACAAACTCTTACGATAAATCTAAATGGATTTTCGAACTGGATGACAAAGGTATCCCCAGGCAGGATAAATCCCTGCAGGACCCCAACTGTGTATTTCAGGTTTTGAAAAGACATTTCTCCCGCTATACCCCTGATAAAGTTTCATCCATCTCAGGTGTATCAGTTAAGGATCTGGATTTACTTTACAAAACCTATACTGCAACCGGTAAAAAAGATAAGGCCGGCACAATCATGTACGCCATGGGTTGGACCCAGCACACGGTTGGTGTACAGAATATCCGTGCAATGGCCATCATCCAGCTCATGCTTGGTAACATCGGTATTGCCGGTGGCGGTGTTAACGCACTGCGCGGCGAATGCAACGTTCAAGGCTCCACTGACTACGCCTTGCTCTATCACATTCTGCCCGGCTACCTGAAAACTCCTCTTGCAGGTCAGGATACCCTCGAACAGTATAACAAAACCTACACTCCGGTCAGCAATGATCCTGAAAGTGCCAACTGGTGGCAGCATTATCCAAAGTACTCAGCAAGTCTCATCAAAGCTATGTACTCTAATGATACTCCCGCAGATGGGTATCAGTTTCTGCCCCGCCTTGATAACCACAAGGCCAGCCAGTATTCATGGATTCCGCTTATTGACCGCATGTATCAAGGCAAGTTTAGCGGCAGCCTGATCTGGGGCATGAACCCTGCCTGCTCTAGCTCCGACTCCGCCAAGACCCGTAAGGCTCTTAGCAAACTTGACTGGATGGTCAACGTCAACCTCTTCCAGTGTGAGACAAGTGATTTTTGGAAAGGTCCGGATATGGACCCGAAAAAAGTCAAAACTGAAACCTTTTTCATCCCCTGTGCATCTGCAATTGAAAAAGAAGGATCAGTTTCAAACTCCGGACGTTGGATGCAATGGCGTTATCAAGGGCCTGACACCTTTGGTGATGTAAAGACTGACGGTCATTACTTTCACGAAATATGGGAAGAGCTTGTCCGTCTTTATGAAGAAGAAGGCGGCGTATACCCTGAGCCTATTACTCATCTTACTTTCAATGATATGTGTGAAAAAGATGAAAAAGGTCACTATCACTTCAGTGCCCAGCAGACCGCAAAACTCTGCAACGGCTGGTTCACCCGTGATGTGGAGGTTAAAGGCAAAAAGTTCAAAAAAGGACAGCAGGTTCCAAGTTTCGCATATTTACAGGATGACGGTTCCACTACCTCCGGTAACTGGCTGTACTGTAACTCCGTAACTGACGATGGCAACAAGTCCGAACGTCATGATTCAACTCAGACTAAAGAACAGGCTAATATCGGCCTTTTCCCCAACTGGACATGGTGCTGGCCTGTTAACCGCCGTATTCTTTATAACCGTGCTTCTGTCGATAAAAAGGGTAAACCCTGGAACCCCAAAAAAGCAGTTATTAAATGGAACGGTTCCAAGTGGATCGGTGATGTACCCGATGGCGGCTGGAAACCGGGTACAAAGCATCCGTTCATCATGCGCAAAAATGGTGTCGGTCAGCTCTTCGGCCCCGGCCGTGCGGACGGTCCCCTGCCTGAATACTACGAACCTCTGGAATGTCCGGTCTCCGACCATCCATTCTCTAAAACTCTGCACAGCCCGACAGCAGTTCAAGTTAAGGGTGAAGAAAAAGCTGTATGCGATCCTCGCTACCCGTTCGTCGGTACCACATACCGTATCACCGAACATTGGCAGACCGGATCAATGACACGCTGGCAGTCATGGCTTGTTGAAGCCGAGCCACAGATGTTCGTTGAAATCAGTCCCCAGCTAGCCAAATTGCGCGGAATTGAAAACGGTGAAAAAGTTACCATAGAAAGTCTTCGCGGTTCACTCTGGGCCATAGCTATGGTTACTGAACGCATCCAGCCGTATAATATTAACGGCACAGATGTTCACATGGTCGGCATGCCTTGGCATTACGGCTGGGTAACTCCTGTAAACGGCGGCGATTCTGCAAATATTGTGACCCCTAACGTTGGTGACCCCAACACCGGTATCCCGGAATATAAAGCCTTCATGGTTAATATTCGCAAGTGGAAGGAGGGTGATAACTAATGTCCGGTAAAAGCTTCTTTGTAGACCTCACCCTTTGTACCGCGTGTCGCGGCTGTCAGGTAGCCTGTAAGCAGTGGAAAAAACTGCCCGCAGAAAAAACCCGCAATGTAGGTTCTCACCAGAACCCGCAGGATCTGTCATCAAAAACAATCCGCCTTGTGCGTTTCAATGAAGCCCGCGAAAAAGACGGTAAGTTAAACTGGCTCTTCTTCCCTGAGCAATGCAGACACTGTATCGAGCCACCCTGTAAATACATTGCCAACATGTACACTCCCGGCTCTGTTGTACAGGATCCAAAAACAGGCGCAGTCGTTATGACTGACAAGGCCGTTATCCGTAAGGGTAAACTTGAAGGCTGGGAAATGTGCCCTTACAACATCCCCCGTCAGGATCCTGCAACCGGTCTTTGGAATAAATGTGATATGTGTCTGGACCGTGTAGAAATGGGAATGCTTCCAGCCTGTGTACAGAGCTGTCCTACCGGAACGATGAATTTCGGTGACCGCGAAGATATGCTTAAAATGGCATACAAACGTCTGGCAGAAGTGCAGAAAACAAAGCCGAACGCCTACCTCGCTGATCCCGAGGATGTGCGCGTAATCTATCTCTGCGAATCTGATGCCGAAAATTACCATGAGACACTTCTGGCATCTGCTGAGCAGCGCAAGACCCTCATGGCTAATAAGGCCGCTCCGACCAAAAGCTCACGACGCGGCTTCCTCACCGCTGCTCTTGGCCGGAAAGACAAAGCCTAAACAGACACAAGGAGAAATAAGATGAAAAAATTATTGATCATGTGCCTGTTCTGTATGGGCATCACGGTTATGGCAATAGGTGCTAACGCAAATGAAGAACTTACAGCCCCTGATGACGATCTTCTCATCAATTACATCAAGGGGAACAGTAAAAAAGACCTTGGCGTGGTTTTCAATCATTCCAGTCATGAAAATTATGACTGTGCGGATTGTCACCACAATATCAAAAAGTCAGGCAAGCCGACAAGCTGTGCAAGCTGCCATGACAATTTTGAAGCCATGCCCGCAAAGGGGTACAAGTCCTACTTCAAGGCCATGCACTACAAGCGCAACAATGAAAAACGTCCTTCATGTGTGTCCTGTCACATAAGAGAATTCGGGCAGGACAAGGACATGACAGGATGTGTGAACTCCTCATGTCATCCCGAAGGCATTAAATAACTAACCAAACAGTCTATCATTCAGCTATGGTCGTTTAGACCTCAGCACTCCTAAATTAAAGCCCCGCTATCTCCAGCGGGGCTTTCTTTTTATAACTTCAAAATTCATGGAAGACTAAAGCTTTTCTAAGTATCCCCGCCCCGTAATCCTTGAAGAAACAGGCCGTGCGGCAACCTGCAAATGCTCTGTTGTATACATAAAAAGAGCAGGCGCACTGCAATTCAGTACGCCTGCTCTTGGTTCTTATAGCTAAAACAAAATTACTTATTCTGAGCAAACCTTTCATCAGACTTAAGCGTCTCTGATTTCTCTGCATTTGCCTCCAGCCAACCGAAACGGTCCGCCGGAACAGCATCAAATTTAACCACATATGGTTTGATATCAATAAGCGGGGTGTTATCCAAAACATCCACACCTTTAATTTTGAGGATATTTCCTTCAATTCCAAGCAGTTCCACCGTAGACATACCTATCATATTAGGCCTGCGCGGTGCCCGAGTTGAAAAAAGTCCCCGCTTCTCAGTATCCATGAACGGTTTGACTTTGAGTTCAAAACCTTCATTTTTATGAAATTGATAAAGAAGAATTATATGTGAAAATCCTTCCAGATCCTGCAAACCTTCTTCAAGAGCTTCGTAAAGTTCAATATGACCTTTAACATCTTTAGCCCCTGACGGCTGAATAGGCATGCCTTCAGGGATTTTAAAAGGTGAACGAATATGTCCGATAGGATGAAAAATGATAGCTTCTTTTTCCTTAAGTGCCATTAGATTCTCGCTTTATGGAATTTAGATGCGCCTGTGACGATTCTACAAAAAATCAGGATCGATAGCGGCGTGACCGTTGGCAAGCATAGTTTTGTAGAACCTGATAACCTTTTCATCTACCGGAACTATTGGAAATTTTCTACGACACGCATCACACTGAGCCATTGCAGGCTGCGTAGGCGAGATGTATGGCACATCCCTTCCGCAGAAGGGACAGGTAAACATAAAAATTATCTCCATTCCACTGGGCTTTACCGGAGATAATGGCTTACGGCTTTCTGACATTAATTAACTCTCTAAAAGATTTTTTCCGGTCATTTCCGCTGGTACAGAAATATCCATCAGATTCAATATGGTAGGTGCAATGTCGCAAAGCGCGCCTTTCACAGGGGTAACATCTTTGAACGGTTCTCCAATGAAAACAAGCGGGACATTATTAAGACTGTGCGCGGTTTGCGGTCCACCGTCAGCATCAATCATCTCTTCAGCGTTACCGTGATCTGCGGTGAGAAATATTGCTCCACCGAGTTTATTCACAGCTTCAACAATTCTGCCAACACATTTATCAACGGTTTCGCAGGCCTTAATCGCCGCAGGAATAACGCCGGAATGGCCTACCATATCCAGATTAGCAAGATTACAGATACACAGGGAGTATTCTGGAAGTGCATCAATAAGCTTAGCGGTCACTTCCTCTGCACTCATTTGCGGTTTGAGGTCGTAAGTGGCAACTTCACGCGGTGACGGAACAAGAAGACGATCTTCCTGTGGAAAAGGCTCCTCGCGTCCACCGTTCATAAAATATGTCACATGAGCATATTTTTCAGTCTCGGCAATACGCAGTTGTTTGAGTCCTTCTTTGGAAATGACTTCACCGATAGGATTGATAATATTCTGAGGCTCAAAAGATATATCAAAAGGAAAATCTGCTTCATAACGGGTCATAGTCACGAATCCACAGAACTGCGGCACTTTGGGACGCTCAAAATCATCAAAGTCTTTGTAGGTAAGCAGCCGGCACAGCTGACGGGCGCGGTCAGCACGGAAATTAAAAAAGAATACGCCGTCACCGTCTTTCAGCAACCCGTCAACACCGTCAACCAGCCGCGGCTTGATGAATTCATCAGTCTCACCGGCTTCGTATGCAGCTTCAATACCCTTAACCGGATCAGCAATGACCTCGCCTTCACCAAGAACCAAAGCCTTGTATGATAGCTCATTACGCTCATAGTGCTTATCACGATCCATTGAATAATAACGGCCCGAAACAGACGCAACCTGCCCTATTCCTATTTCAGTCATTTTATCAACAAGTTGACGCATGTAGTCTTTACCGCGAGTCGGGGAAGTATCACGTCCATCCATAAAGGCATGAACATAGACTTCTTTTATACCGGCATCTTTGGCCACTTCAAGCAGCGAAAACAAATGATTGATGTGAGAATGTACACCGCCATCAGAAAGCAGTCCCATATAATGGATACGGCCGCTGGAAGCCTTTACTTTATCCATCAAACGGCTGAGTCCTTTGGTGGCAGCCAGCTCATCTTTTTCGATCGCAATATCAATGCGGGTCATGTCTTGATATACAACCCTTCCGGCCCCGATGTTAGTATGCCCGACTTCGGAATTACCCATAAAACCGTCCGGAAGCCCTACTGCCCTGCCGGAGCATTGAAGCTGGGTATTCGGACAGGTTTCAAAAAGTCTGTCCAGAACGGGTGTCCGGGCAAGATTTACAGCATTACCTTTACCATCAGGAGCAATTCCCCAACCGTCAAGAATGAGCAGAACCGCAGGAGCACCGGATTGTATAGACATGATAAGATCCCTTAGGCAGGATTAAGCCTGCTAATTGAGATTAAGTTCGATTTTTTTACCTTCAGACCAAAGTCCTTCTACATTATAGAAACCGCGATTCTCTTCCTGAAAGATATGAAGAATAATATCGTTCAGATCGAAAAGAATCCAATCTCCAGACTTATAACCTTCCAGTCCGAGATATTCAATATTTTCTTTAGAAAGCTGCTCAAGAACAAAATCAGCAAGGGCCTGTGCATGGCGAACGCCCTTTGCACCGACAACCATTACAGACTCTGCAATGGGGCAGATACCCTGCACGTCTATAGCGGCAACATCGTTACCCTGCTTTTCATCCAACCATTTTGCAACAAGCTGAACCTTGTCCTGAGTCTCAATCTCTTTGAATTTCTTAGCTTTAGTTTTCATTCTTTTAACTTATTGATTAACCCGGCGAGTCTTTTCCTAAAAAAGAAACGCACTTGTTATGGAACTTAATTACGGGGATAAAAAGGCCAACCTGCCTCTGCGTGTACTCATACTTCATGAGCTTTACAAGCGCAGTCCTCCATAATTCATTCAACGTACAATAATTATATAGAGAATTTATCCCCGCTACGCAATGCATTGTAGGCCTCTTTTCTCAGCAAATATTACTTTTTTACATTATGAGTGTAATAAAAGACTCAAAATCAATAAGACTCAGTACTTCTTGACGGTGAGTGTCTACTTATGCCATAGATACCGTCATGCTTAACCATGATTTTTTTACCTTTTTTAGATTTTTCTTTTTTTGGACTATCAATTAGTCTGCACGTGGTTATGGACATAAACGCTGATGAGAGTTTTCCGGGCCACGGGCAAAATCCCGTGGCCTTTTTTTTATAACATAAAAAACCTGTACCGGGGATTAACAATATCAGGAGGCGAGCAATGATCTTCGACGTAGATAAGGAAACAATGCCGAGAGAAGAGCTGGAGGAATTGCAGCTCAGAAGACTTAAAAGCCTTTGCGAACGAGTGTATGCCAATGTACCTTTTTACAACAAAAAATTTAAGGAACTGGGCATTGAACCAAAGGACATCAAGTCTCTTTCAGATCTTAAAAACCTGCCGTTTACCGAAAAGCAGGATCTGCGCACCCACTACCCTTTCGGCCTTTTTGCAGTATCGCGCGAAAACATTGTAAGAGTTCATTCCTCATCCGGAACTACAGGTAAAGCCACAGTTGTGGGTTACACCAAGCGTGACATCACCAACTGGTCAAATTTAATGGCCCGTTCATTTGCCATTGCCGGGGCAACTTCTGAAGACAGCATTCACAATGCTTATGGATATGGCCTCTTCACCGGCGGATTAGGTGTTCATTATGGTGCGGAAGCACTCGGAGCGACCATCATCCCTGTTTCCGGAGGCGGAACCAGACGCCAGATCATGCTGCTTAAGGATTTCGGCCCCACTGTAATCTGCTGCACGCCCTCTTATGCTCTTTTTCTTTATGAAACAGGAAAAGAAATGGGAATAGATTTCAGAGAACTCCCTCTGAAAGTCGGTATTTTCGGTGCTGAACCATGGACTGAATCCATGCGCAAGGACATCGAAAAAAAGCTCGACATCAAAGCACTCGATATTTACGGCCTGTCCGAAATAATGGGACCGGGGGTCGCTATGGAATGTGCAGAAGAACAAAACGGCCTTCATATAATGGAAGATCATTTCCTGCCTGAAATTATTAATCCCGAAACAGGCGAAAACGTTGCTCCGGGTGAAGTCGGCGAGCTGGTTATTACGACTCTTACTAAAGAAGGTATTCCGCTTATCCGTTACCGCACCCGCGATTTAACAAGACTTAATTACACCTCCTGCCGTTGCGGAAGGTCATTTGCCAGAATGGACCGTATAACAGGACGAAGCGATGACATGCTCATTATTCGCGGTGTTAACGTATTCCCTTCACAGATTGAGTCTATCATCATTGAAACAGACGGACTGTCCCCGCATTATCAACTTATTGTTGAACGCGAAGGTAATCTCGACCTGCTTACCGTTAATGTCGAAATCGCCGGAACCGCTTTCTCTGATGAAATTAAAAATTTACAGAAACTCGAAAGAAAGATACAAAAAAACATTAAAGAATTCCTTGGCGTAACCGCGCGAGTTAAGCTTGTTGAACCAAAATCCATCGAACGCTCCGCAGGTAAGGCCAAGAGAATTATAGATCTTCGTAATCAGAACCAGTAATTGAACCCAGAAAAAAGCGAGGAACACCATGAAATGTGACCAGCTCTCAATATTTCTTGAAAACCGTGCCGGAAGACTTGCAGAAGTAACCAGACTGCTCAGCGAGTCCAAAGTAAATATCCGCGCACTTTCTCTTGCCGATACCTCCGATTTCGGTATCCTCAGACTGATTGTATCCGACTTCGATAAAGCTCAAGCAGTACTTAAAGAAGCAGGATTCACCGTAGGTAAAACCTCTGTCGTTGCTGTTGTCGTTGATGACCAGCCCGGCGGACTGCACAATCTGCTCGAAATGCTGCGCTCTTCAGGCATCAATGTAGAATACATGTACGCTTTCGTGCAACAGTCCGGCAGTAATGCGGTTATCATTTTCCGCTTTGACCGTACTGAACAGGCTATAGAACTGCTTGCTGAAAACAACATTAAAACCATACCCAGCGACGAACTTTGTAAGCTCTAAGTCAGAGATCTTTATAACTTACAGAGACTCTCCATTCTCCAGAG harbors:
- a CDS encoding ACT domain-containing protein, which codes for MKCDQLSIFLENRAGRLAEVTRLLSESKVNIRALSLADTSDFGILRLIVSDFDKAQAVLKEAGFTVGKTSVVAVVVDDQPGGLHNLLEMLRSSGINVEYMYAFVQQSGSNAVIIFRFDRTEQAIELLAENNIKTIPSDELCKL